One Paenisporosarcina sp. FSL H8-0542 genomic region harbors:
- a CDS encoding DUF3955 domain-containing protein, translating to MKKKYFIASTPIFLGVICFIAKAIIGSNIAPDGTLEEPFFLIPIGFLLFFLGIVSLIGMALVSMMKKTQVSN from the coding sequence ATGAAGAAAAAATATTTTATCGCATCAACACCAATTTTTTTAGGAGTAATCTGCTTTATTGCTAAGGCTATCATTGGAAGTAATATAGCACCGGACGGTACCCTAGAAGAGCCCTTCTTCTTAATCCCAATTGGATTCTTATTGTTCTTCTTAGGGATTGTTTCTTTAATTGGAATGGCACTAGTTTCAATGATGAAAAAAACTCAAGTTTCGAACTAA
- the recJ gene encoding single-stranded-DNA-specific exonuclease RecJ, with product MIESKKRWRMERPDDQIVQHLKEALNLPTVSAKLLASRGFSDVNKTKAFLHMDESSMHDPFLLHDMDKAVERIKKAIADEEMILVYGDYDADGVTSTSVMMTALQQLNANVMFAIPNRFVDGYGPSERLFKEAFEDGVSLIITVDNGISGINEIQLAKELGMDVIVTDHHEAGEILPPADAIIHPRHPLGSYPFGELAGVGVAFKVAHALLGEVPKELLELVAIGTIADLVSLHDENRYFVQAGIKQLRMSKRPAIKALCQIAGTEQNQINEETIGFMFGPRINALGRLADAGPGVDMFLTTDSVEAASLAKVLDTHNKERQGIVSQMTEEAIAMVESGDIGKNPLVIVVAKEGWNPGVVGIVASRLVEKYYRPTIVLGLDSEKGIAKGSARSIEGFHLYNELAKNRDILPHFGGHPMAAGMTLPLEKVTDLRTRLLEQAEQSLTEEDLLPVQQIDISINLEEIDLSTIESLKQLGPFGMDFPKPMYCIENVNISSMRKIGANQNHVKMELADGPLTLDAVGFSKGHLADEMTPGVAVSFIGDLQINEWNGRKKPQFMIEDAKTDEWQLYDIRGIRQVNRWHQMILPDNTLYLAFHQSTVHHFQSLLNADIKLISKAQSLPDAKPYIVLLDIPEQEEVLENVLTHVQPKRIYAHFYAPESTYFEGMPSRDHFKWYYGFLAKRPSFDLQQHAKDLAKHKGWSESTLFFMTEVFFDLGFVKINSGRIDLQETVDKRDLAESTIYQMREKKMQLEQKLLYAPYMELRQWFDARLAEQTVPEEEQVWI from the coding sequence ATGATTGAATCAAAAAAGAGATGGCGTATGGAAAGACCAGATGACCAAATCGTTCAACATTTAAAAGAAGCATTGAATTTACCGACTGTATCTGCGAAACTTCTAGCGTCTCGCGGATTTTCTGATGTCAACAAAACGAAAGCGTTTTTACATATGGACGAATCATCCATGCATGATCCGTTTTTATTGCACGATATGGATAAAGCAGTGGAGCGTATTAAAAAAGCAATTGCCGACGAGGAAATGATTTTGGTATACGGCGATTACGATGCAGATGGTGTGACGAGTACTTCTGTCATGATGACTGCGCTCCAACAACTGAATGCCAATGTAATGTTTGCCATTCCAAATCGATTTGTTGATGGCTATGGTCCGAGTGAACGATTATTTAAAGAAGCATTTGAAGATGGTGTGAGTCTCATCATTACGGTGGATAACGGAATCTCAGGCATCAATGAAATTCAATTAGCCAAGGAATTAGGTATGGACGTTATTGTAACCGATCACCATGAAGCAGGTGAGATTCTACCACCTGCTGATGCCATTATTCATCCAAGACATCCTCTGGGAAGTTATCCTTTCGGAGAATTAGCGGGTGTCGGTGTAGCCTTTAAAGTGGCACATGCTTTACTCGGTGAAGTGCCGAAAGAACTGTTGGAACTTGTTGCGATCGGGACAATAGCCGACCTGGTTTCTTTGCATGATGAAAATCGATACTTTGTACAAGCAGGCATTAAACAATTGCGGATGTCAAAAAGACCGGCAATCAAGGCATTGTGTCAGATTGCAGGCACTGAACAAAATCAAATCAACGAAGAGACGATTGGCTTTATGTTCGGTCCACGCATAAATGCATTAGGTCGATTGGCGGATGCAGGTCCAGGTGTCGATATGTTTTTGACAACAGATTCTGTGGAAGCGGCATCCCTTGCGAAAGTATTGGACACGCATAATAAAGAACGACAGGGCATAGTCAGCCAAATGACCGAAGAAGCCATCGCGATGGTGGAATCAGGTGATATTGGAAAAAATCCATTGGTGATCGTCGTAGCGAAAGAAGGTTGGAATCCTGGAGTAGTTGGAATTGTTGCGTCCCGCTTGGTTGAAAAGTATTACCGCCCAACAATCGTGCTTGGTCTCGATTCAGAAAAGGGAATTGCTAAAGGTTCCGCACGAAGTATTGAGGGTTTCCACTTATATAATGAACTTGCTAAAAATCGTGATATTTTGCCTCATTTTGGAGGACATCCAATGGCAGCAGGTATGACCCTGCCATTAGAAAAAGTTACGGATTTGCGTACTAGATTACTAGAGCAAGCCGAGCAGTCATTAACTGAAGAAGATTTACTACCTGTTCAACAGATCGATATTTCCATCAACCTCGAAGAAATTGATTTGTCGACAATTGAGTCACTGAAACAACTAGGCCCGTTCGGTATGGATTTTCCAAAGCCGATGTACTGTATTGAAAACGTCAATATTTCGTCCATGAGAAAAATAGGCGCCAATCAAAATCATGTGAAAATGGAGCTCGCTGATGGTCCACTGACGCTCGATGCTGTAGGCTTCAGCAAAGGCCATCTGGCAGATGAAATGACGCCAGGGGTCGCTGTGTCATTTATTGGGGACTTGCAAATCAATGAGTGGAACGGTCGCAAGAAACCGCAATTCATGATTGAAGATGCGAAAACGGATGAATGGCAACTATATGACATACGTGGGATTCGACAAGTAAATAGATGGCATCAGATGATTCTGCCTGACAATACATTGTATCTTGCGTTCCATCAATCAACGGTTCATCATTTTCAATCGTTATTGAATGCTGATATTAAGTTGATTTCCAAAGCACAATCTTTACCGGACGCGAAACCATATATCGTTTTGCTTGATATTCCGGAACAGGAAGAAGTATTGGAAAATGTTTTGACACATGTACAACCGAAACGGATTTATGCTCATTTTTATGCTCCAGAATCCACTTATTTTGAAGGAATGCCTAGCCGCGATCACTTTAAATGGTATTATGGATTTTTGGCTAAACGTCCTTCATTCGATTTGCAACAACACGCGAAAGATCTTGCCAAACATAAAGGATGGAGCGAAAGTACATTATTTTTCATGACAGAGGTGTTTTTTGACCTTGGTTTTGTTAAAATAAACAGTGGACGAATTGACCTGCAGGAAACAGTGGATAAACGCGACCTTGCAGAGTCGACGATATATCAAATGCGCGAGAAAAAGATGCAGCTTGAACAAAAGCTTTTATATGCGCCATATATGGAATTAAGACAATGGTTTGATGCCCGCTTAGCCGAGCAGACCGTTCCTGAGGAGGAGCAAGTATGGATTTAA
- a CDS encoding DUF2975 domain-containing protein, producing the protein MKQKELAKWLKIIIVFCWLFGLMFCVYFGPETGKNILLDSDPLKELYKPLIAYIWITGIPYFFALCIGWSICSDINVGNDFTLKNANRLKRISVLAMIEGVLYVIALLYVFISGNYNTNLLMILLLILFFAVVISVFTSLLSYLMRKASDIKQDNELTI; encoded by the coding sequence TTGAAACAGAAGGAATTAGCAAAGTGGTTAAAAATAATTATTGTATTTTGCTGGTTATTTGGTTTAATGTTCTGTGTCTATTTTGGACCAGAAACAGGGAAGAATATATTGTTAGATTCTGATCCCTTAAAAGAGCTATATAAACCTTTAATTGCTTATATTTGGATAACTGGCATTCCTTACTTTTTTGCTTTATGTATAGGCTGGAGTATCTGTTCAGATATTAATGTAGGCAACGATTTTACATTAAAAAATGCAAATAGGTTAAAGCGTATAAGTGTTTTAGCAATGATAGAAGGAGTTTTATATGTTATCGCACTGCTTTATGTATTTATTAGTGGTAACTACAACACTAATCTATTAATGATTCTTTTGCTTATTCTATTTTTTGCAGTTGTTATTTCTGTATTTACTTCTTTACTTTCTTATTTAATGCGTAAAGCAAGTGATATAAAGCAGGATAACGAATTAACGATTTGA
- a CDS encoding bifunctional (p)ppGpp synthetase/guanosine-3',5'-bis(diphosphate) 3'-pyrophosphohydrolase — protein MAKDQIFTAEEVFALVATYMNDKNVQFVKKSYEMAEHAHREQFRKSGEPYIIHPIQVAGILAELQMDPATVAAGFLHDVVEDTDIHRDDIVREFSEEVAMLVEGVTKLSKIKFMSKEEQQAENHRKMFVAMAQDIRVILIKLADRLHNMRTLKFQPVEKQRLKASETLEIFAPLAHRLGISTIKWELEDISLRYLNPQQYYRIVNLMKRKRNEREDYLNNVMVDIKSELEDVEIEADLYGRPKHIYSIYKKMVLQNKQFNEIYDLLAVRITVESIKDCYAVLGIIHTLWKPMPGRFKDYIAMPKQNLYQSLHTTVVGPQGDPLEVQIRTAEMHRIAEYGVAAHWAYKEGKTVESSNKSVDSKLTWFREILEYQNESSNAEEFMESLKFDLFSDMVYVFSPKGDVMELPAGSVPIDFAFRVHSEIGNKTIGAKVNGKMVPLDTKLQTGDIVEILTSKQSFGPSRDWLKIAQSSQAKNKIKQFFKKQVRDDNVHKGHEMIEKEIKAQEFDIKEVLTNENIKRVCEKFNFTSEEDMYAAVGFNGITAQQVVNRLAEKMRKIRDQEEALEKITKEMHTPTIRKATESGVIVKGIDNLLIRLSRCCSPVPGDEIVGFITKGRGVSVHRDDCPNVQDATGNERIIDVEWGQPTTATRKEYQVDIEISAFDRPGLLNEVMQVVNEAKTNISAVSGKADRDKIATINMTIMITNIAHLHKIVERIKQIPDIHSVQRMTN, from the coding sequence ATGGCGAAAGACCAAATATTTACAGCTGAAGAAGTGTTCGCACTTGTCGCTACGTACATGAATGACAAAAACGTGCAATTTGTCAAAAAGTCGTATGAAATGGCGGAGCATGCTCATCGAGAACAGTTCAGAAAATCAGGAGAGCCTTATATTATTCATCCGATTCAAGTGGCGGGGATATTGGCAGAACTTCAAATGGATCCTGCAACAGTAGCTGCAGGTTTTTTACATGATGTCGTAGAAGATACGGATATCCATAGAGATGACATCGTTCGCGAATTCAGTGAAGAAGTGGCGATGTTGGTGGAAGGTGTCACCAAGTTAAGTAAAATTAAATTCATGTCGAAAGAAGAACAGCAAGCGGAAAATCACCGCAAAATGTTCGTGGCGATGGCACAGGACATTCGTGTCATTTTAATTAAATTGGCTGATCGATTGCACAATATGCGCACATTGAAATTCCAACCTGTTGAAAAGCAAAGGCTTAAAGCAAGTGAAACGCTGGAAATTTTCGCGCCCCTGGCACACCGACTTGGGATTTCCACAATCAAATGGGAACTAGAAGACATTTCGTTGCGCTATTTAAATCCCCAGCAATACTACCGCATCGTGAATTTGATGAAACGAAAACGCAATGAGCGTGAAGACTACTTGAACAATGTGATGGTCGATATTAAAAGTGAGCTTGAAGACGTTGAAATCGAAGCGGATTTATATGGCCGACCAAAACATATTTACAGTATTTATAAAAAAATGGTCCTGCAAAACAAGCAGTTTAACGAAATCTATGATTTGCTTGCCGTACGAATAACAGTCGAAAGTATTAAAGACTGTTACGCAGTTCTAGGCATTATCCATACACTTTGGAAGCCGATGCCTGGACGTTTCAAAGATTATATTGCCATGCCAAAACAAAATTTGTATCAGTCACTCCATACAACGGTCGTTGGTCCTCAAGGAGATCCTTTGGAAGTACAAATCCGGACAGCAGAGATGCATCGCATCGCTGAATACGGGGTTGCTGCACATTGGGCATACAAAGAAGGCAAAACAGTGGAGTCTTCTAATAAATCGGTTGATTCGAAGCTCACATGGTTCAGGGAAATTTTGGAGTACCAAAATGAGTCCTCGAATGCAGAAGAATTTATGGAATCTCTTAAATTCGATTTATTCTCGGATATGGTTTATGTATTTTCTCCAAAAGGGGATGTAATGGAGCTTCCTGCAGGTTCGGTTCCCATTGATTTTGCTTTTCGCGTGCATTCCGAAATCGGTAACAAGACCATCGGTGCAAAAGTAAACGGAAAAATGGTGCCACTTGATACGAAGTTGCAAACAGGTGATATCGTAGAGATATTAACTTCCAAGCAATCATTTGGACCTAGTCGAGATTGGCTGAAAATCGCCCAATCCTCACAAGCCAAAAATAAAATAAAGCAGTTCTTCAAAAAACAAGTTCGTGATGACAATGTCCATAAAGGGCATGAAATGATTGAAAAAGAAATAAAAGCACAAGAGTTTGATATTAAAGAAGTATTAACGAATGAAAATATCAAACGCGTATGTGAAAAGTTCAATTTCACGAGCGAAGAAGATATGTATGCAGCAGTAGGATTTAACGGCATTACTGCACAGCAGGTAGTAAACCGTCTGGCAGAGAAAATGCGTAAGATACGTGATCAGGAAGAAGCTTTAGAGAAAATCACTAAAGAAATGCACACGCCAACTATTCGAAAAGCAACCGAATCAGGTGTTATTGTCAAAGGAATCGACAACTTGCTTATCCGCTTATCCCGTTGCTGTAGTCCGGTTCCGGGTGATGAAATCGTCGGTTTTATTACAAAAGGCCGCGGGGTTTCAGTTCATCGAGACGATTGCCCGAATGTGCAGGATGCAACAGGGAATGAACGTATAATTGACGTTGAGTGGGGACAGCCAACGACGGCGACGCGTAAGGAATATCAAGTCGATATTGAAATTTCCGCTTTCGATCGTCCTGGTTTATTGAACGAAGTGATGCAAGTGGTGAATGAAGCGAAAACTAATATTTCAGCAGTCAGTGGTAAAGCAGATCGCGATAAGATAGCTACCATCAATATGACCATAATGATTACAAATATTGCACATTTACACAAAATTGTTGAACGAATTAAACAAATTCCAGATATTCATTCCGTACAACGAATGACGAATTGA
- a CDS encoding adenine phosphoribosyltransferase, whose product MDLKQYVTIVEDWPKPGIRFKDISTIMDNGEAYKYATDQIVEYAKEKNIDMIVGPEARGFIIGCPVAYAMGKGFAPVRKEGKLPREVIRAEYDLEYGTNVLTMHKDAIKPGQRVMICDDLLATGGTVEATIKLIEQMGGVVAGCAFLIELTYLDGREKLKGYDICTLMQY is encoded by the coding sequence ATGGATTTAAAGCAATATGTAACAATAGTGGAAGATTGGCCGAAACCAGGTATCCGTTTTAAAGATATTTCAACAATCATGGATAATGGTGAAGCTTACAAATATGCAACTGATCAAATCGTGGAATATGCGAAAGAAAAGAACATAGATATGATAGTTGGTCCTGAAGCACGTGGATTTATTATCGGTTGTCCGGTCGCTTATGCGATGGGTAAAGGGTTTGCTCCTGTTCGTAAAGAAGGGAAATTACCTCGTGAAGTAATTCGTGCGGAATATGACCTTGAGTATGGAACGAACGTCCTGACGATGCATAAAGATGCGATTAAACCGGGTCAACGTGTCATGATTTGTGACGACTTGCTTGCAACGGGTGGAACGGTCGAAGCAACAATCAAGCTCATCGAACAAATGGGTGGAGTGGTTGCGGGATGTGCATTCCTAATTGAGTTAACTTACCTCGATGGACGCGAAAAATTAAAGGGCTACGACATTTGCACTTTGATGCAATATTAA
- a CDS encoding lipopolysaccharide assembly protein LapA domain-containing protein — MKFQWSLLFALIFAVVVAIFAVVNVDTVPVNYVFGTAQWPLILVILGSALLGALVSGSVAIYRSFVFQRRVKQLEKDNTVKESLIAAQQNEISALNKNLPVRYQDAHLANEDTNSETKVHPPISERDIKNATKADVRSTS; from the coding sequence ATGAAATTTCAATGGTCTTTATTATTTGCACTTATTTTTGCAGTGGTTGTTGCCATTTTTGCAGTCGTCAATGTGGATACGGTACCGGTCAATTACGTCTTCGGCACCGCCCAATGGCCACTCATTTTAGTTATTTTAGGGTCAGCCTTATTAGGAGCACTTGTGAGTGGATCAGTCGCCATTTACCGTTCATTCGTATTTCAGCGTCGAGTGAAGCAGCTGGAGAAAGATAATACAGTAAAAGAATCACTGATTGCGGCACAGCAAAATGAAATCTCGGCTTTAAACAAAAATTTACCTGTTCGTTACCAGGATGCACATTTGGCTAATGAAGATACCAATAGCGAAACTAAAGTACACCCACCGATTAGCGAACGCGATATTAAAAATGCTACAAAAGCAGATGTACGTTCTACTAGTTAA
- the secDF gene encoding protein translocase subunit SecDF — protein MKTRGRIIAFLLLIVVFAASISTTAQSVVSNIKLGLDLQGGFEVLYQVKPLENEKDQKITEEVLADTAEALLNRINVLGVSEPVIQVEGEDRIRVQLAGVEDQESARELLSTQANLTFRDVEDNLMLDGSDLKEGGAKATFDDKNRPMVTLELKDPAKFAEVTQEISQKPVGQNLLVIWLDFEEGKDSFAKEMSKENPKFVSSPTVSERINSNNVQISGSFTVEETKSLAGVLNAGALPVKLVEKYSTSVGAQFGEKALTSTIFAGVVGTILVALFMLLYYRLPGLVAVITLAVFVYLNLLVFELINGVLTLPGIAAIILGIGIAVDANIITAERIKEEIRIGRSINAAFKNGAKDSFSAIFDSHITSLLASAVLFYFGTSSVKGFAITLIISILVSFITAVWGSRILLGLLVNSGFFDGKPWLFGVKKSTIHHADENYSALDLPTKFDRFDFVKSRKKFFTASLAFLAIGMILLGIFRLNLGIDFSSGTRVEILSEDSLTKEELITYLESIDHPSEDIVISGDKKEIGVIRYNEDFSQKEINKLKATISDEYGAEPNISTVSPTVGKELAKNAVKALIFASIGIIIYTAFRFEWKMGISAILTLLYDAFFMVAVFSIFRLEVDVTFIAAILTIVGYSINDTIVTFDRIRENMKRSKKIETEEELATIVNKSLRQTLGRSVNTVLTVVMVVVALLLFGAESIRNFSLALLIGLISGTYSSIFIAAQLWFVFKKRELKKRGTIDVEEDENKKKWGSDEPVV, from the coding sequence ATGAAAACCAGAGGCCGAATAATCGCATTTTTATTACTCATCGTAGTATTTGCGGCTTCCATCAGTACAACCGCTCAATCGGTTGTCAGCAATATTAAACTAGGATTAGATTTACAGGGTGGTTTTGAAGTTCTCTATCAAGTTAAACCATTGGAGAACGAGAAAGACCAGAAAATCACTGAAGAAGTGCTTGCTGATACCGCGGAAGCTCTGTTAAACCGTATAAATGTTTTAGGAGTCAGTGAGCCGGTCATTCAAGTTGAAGGCGAAGATCGTATTCGTGTACAACTTGCGGGGGTTGAAGATCAAGAATCCGCTCGTGAATTGTTATCGACACAGGCGAATTTAACTTTCCGTGATGTTGAAGACAATTTAATGTTGGACGGTTCTGATTTAAAAGAAGGTGGAGCAAAAGCGACATTTGATGATAAAAATCGTCCGATGGTCACACTGGAACTAAAAGATCCTGCTAAATTTGCAGAAGTGACTCAAGAAATCAGTCAAAAACCAGTTGGTCAAAACTTATTGGTAATCTGGTTGGACTTTGAAGAAGGAAAGGATTCTTTCGCTAAAGAAATGTCGAAAGAAAATCCTAAATTTGTTTCAAGTCCTACTGTGAGTGAACGAATCAATTCAAATAATGTTCAAATCAGTGGTTCATTTACAGTTGAAGAGACAAAAAGTTTAGCAGGCGTATTAAATGCAGGTGCATTGCCGGTTAAATTGGTAGAAAAATATTCAACTTCAGTTGGAGCCCAGTTCGGTGAAAAAGCCCTGACATCTACGATTTTTGCTGGAGTAGTAGGGACTATATTAGTTGCTTTATTTATGCTTCTTTATTACCGTCTTCCAGGTTTGGTTGCAGTAATAACATTAGCGGTGTTTGTTTATTTAAATTTATTGGTCTTTGAACTGATCAATGGAGTTTTAACCTTGCCAGGTATCGCAGCGATTATTCTGGGAATCGGTATAGCAGTAGATGCAAACATCATCACAGCTGAACGAATAAAAGAAGAAATACGTATTGGTAGGTCTATTAATGCAGCATTTAAAAACGGTGCAAAAGATTCGTTTTCTGCTATTTTTGACTCCCATATCACTTCTTTATTAGCCTCTGCCGTATTGTTCTATTTTGGGACAAGTTCTGTTAAAGGCTTTGCGATTACATTGATCATCAGTATTTTAGTTAGTTTCATTACCGCTGTATGGGGATCACGAATACTTTTAGGCTTACTTGTAAATAGTGGATTCTTCGATGGCAAGCCTTGGTTATTTGGGGTCAAAAAATCAACGATTCATCATGCTGATGAAAATTATAGTGCTTTGGATTTGCCAACAAAATTTGATCGATTTGATTTTGTTAAATCACGTAAAAAATTCTTTACGGCGTCCCTTGCTTTCCTTGCAATTGGGATGATATTACTTGGGATTTTCCGCTTGAACTTAGGTATTGATTTCTCAAGTGGTACACGAGTTGAAATCCTATCTGAAGATTCTTTGACAAAAGAGGAATTAATCACTTATTTGGAGTCGATTGATCATCCTTCTGAAGATATTGTCATTTCAGGTGATAAAAAAGAAATTGGCGTTATTCGATATAATGAAGATTTCTCCCAGAAAGAAATCAATAAATTGAAAGCGACAATCAGTGATGAATATGGTGCTGAACCAAACATCAGCACGGTATCTCCGACTGTCGGAAAAGAACTTGCAAAAAATGCAGTTAAAGCCTTAATTTTCGCTTCTATTGGGATTATCATTTACACAGCATTCCGATTTGAATGGAAAATGGGGATATCAGCAATATTAACTCTTTTATACGATGCATTCTTCATGGTAGCGGTATTCAGTATTTTCCGCTTGGAAGTGGATGTTACCTTTATTGCGGCAATCTTAACGATTGTAGGTTACTCGATTAATGATACAATCGTGACATTTGACCGTATTCGTGAAAACATGAAACGCTCGAAGAAAATCGAGACAGAAGAAGAACTTGCAACAATTGTTAACAAGTCACTTCGCCAGACACTTGGACGATCCGTTAACACGGTTTTAACTGTTGTCATGGTTGTAGTCGCATTATTGCTATTCGGTGCAGAATCCATTCGTAATTTCTCACTGGCTTTACTTATCGGTTTAATTTCCGGTACGTATTCTTCAATCTTCATCGCTGCACAGCTTTGGTTCGTGTTCAAAAAACGCGAATTGAAAAAACGTGGAACAATTGATGTTGAAGAAGATGAGAACAAGAAAAAATGGGGTTCTGACGAGCCTGTCGTATAA
- a CDS encoding helix-turn-helix transcriptional regulator, which yields MVIIVNLDVMLAKRKMSVTELSEKLGITMANVSILKNGKAKAIKFSTLEKICEVLDCQPGDILEYKK from the coding sequence ATGGTTATCATAGTTAATCTTGATGTAATGCTGGCAAAGAGGAAAATGAGTGTTACTGAATTATCGGAAAAGCTTGGTATCACAATGGCAAACGTCTCAATTTTAAAAAATGGAAAAGCAAAAGCAATTAAGTTTTCAACATTAGAGAAAATATGTGAAGTATTAGACTGTCAGCCAGGTGATATTTTGGAATATAAAAAATGA
- the dtd gene encoding D-aminoacyl-tRNA deacylase codes for MKVVLQRSLEAKVTVNGEVTGQIDKGLVLLVGITHEDTEEDVRYVAEKVANLRLFEDETGKMNLSIFEAGGSILSVSQFTLYGDTRKGRRPSFSEAAKPDIAKPLWDLFNEQLRNLNLHVETGVFGAMMDVSLTNDGPVTLIVESK; via the coding sequence TTGAAAGTCGTATTACAGCGAAGTTTAGAAGCAAAAGTTACAGTTAATGGGGAAGTCACCGGGCAAATCGATAAAGGTTTGGTTCTGCTAGTGGGCATTACCCATGAAGATACCGAAGAAGATGTTCGCTATGTAGCAGAAAAAGTGGCGAATCTTCGTTTGTTTGAAGATGAAACCGGGAAAATGAATCTATCCATTTTTGAAGCAGGTGGCTCTATCTTATCCGTTTCCCAATTTACACTTTATGGAGATACTAGAAAAGGCAGAAGACCGAGCTTCAGTGAAGCGGCCAAACCCGATATCGCGAAGCCGCTTTGGGATTTATTTAACGAACAACTTCGTAATTTGAATTTACATGTCGAAACAGGCGTCTTTGGCGCAATGATGGATGTATCTTTGACGAATGATGGTCCCGTGACATTGATTGTGGAATCAAAATAA